Within Vigna unguiculata cultivar IT97K-499-35 chromosome 2, ASM411807v1, whole genome shotgun sequence, the genomic segment GCATGTCATCTTTCTTTCATATAATTTGTGATAGAGGGTGTCTGTGATGTGGATGTTTTCAGGAAAGTTGCAGGAAGTTCTTATTTGATGCTGGATAACATAGATCTACCATTTGATTCAATAGATGCATTCTTCTAGTGCTGCTATGTTGGTGTTATTTATTAAGGTCTTTACTAATGGAGCTAGTTCTAGTTTGTAGGTGCGCTAGTTTGGATGGAGATGCTGATCGGcttgtttattttattgtacCACCTGAAAGCAGTGGTAGAATTGATCTTGTTGATGGGGACAAGATACTATCCCTGTTTGCCATATTTATTAGGGAGCAACTGAGCTTTCTTAATGAGAATGAAGGCATAAAAAATTCCCACCAGGCTCGTCTTGGTGTTGTACAGACTGCCTATGCAAATGGGGCATCTACTAATTATCTTAAACAGTTAGGACTAGAAGTTAATTTTACTCCAACTGGAGTTAAATACCTACATGAAAAAGCTGCTGAATTTGATATTGGTATCTACTTTGAGGCAAATGGCCATGGAACTGTCTTATTTTCAGAATCCTTCGTGGGGTGGTTAGAGGCCAGAACTAAGGAGATTTCTTCAGGATCCAAAGGTTTGTTCGGTGGTTTGTGATTATTCTCACTTTATTTGCAAGATTGAAGTGCTGAAAGAAATAGAAATCTTTTGATTGTTTATTTGAGGTTCAGAAGGGGAAAAGGCTGCTTTGAGGTTATTGGCAGTCAGTAAGTTGATCAACCAAGCTGTTGGAGATGCTTTGAGTGGATTGCTCTTGGTCGAAGTCATTTTACAGCACATGGGATGGTCCATACATAGATGGAATGAACTTTATCACGATTTACCGAGCAGGCAGCTCAAGGTTAACctttataatttatcttttctgAAGCTGGAGATTTTTGCACTGCTATCAGAACTtgaatctttttttctttttttaaagtatCAGAAGTTTAATTTGGATCACACACACGCACATACATATATGCTCCTGATATTCTCCTATTTAggataataatttttacatagtgaagttaatataattgaaatgttaatcataatttcaattatgttaatttaaacgTTCAAACTCAGTTTGCTTGAAAGTCTTTGTTTTAACATGGATCAGGTTCGATTCACACTATTTACCATCTTCTTTCTCAATCGCTTACATTTGCAATGCAGTGACTATGCTTTAAACCCGAAACTTCACATTTCACCTTGGTTGTGAAGTTTCTGTTTAATTTTTGGTAATGTTATATGTGATTATCACTCTACTGTCACTATATTAGCATAGAAATTGTGAAATGAATGCTTGCTTTGGCCGTTATCTCTCAGGTTAAAGTTGCCGACAGAAATGCTGTGATTACAGCAAATGCAGAAACTGTGGTTGTTAGCCCCCCTGGTTTACAAGAAGCCATCAATGCGGAAACTGGTATCTTTTTTggcttttctttttccttttcaatttcTTGACATGACATGTGTGTTTGAATTACATATGTTTTACCAACTTTGACATTGATGAAAAGAAAGATGTAGAAATGTGTCATGACATATTTGTTTGAAATAAAGCTCCTCTACCCTCACATTTGCACTTTCATCCCTTGAAGCCTTTCAGGGAGAAGATTAAGATGTAGAATTTGAGTATGCTAATATTGCAGATTGGTTCTTTTCTTATCTGGGTTTACAGGGAAGTACCACCAAGGTCGATGCTTTGTGCGACCATCTGGTACTGAGGATGTTGTTCGTGTATATGCTGAGGCATCCACGCAGGAAGCAGCTGATACACTATCCAACTCTGTGGCTAAGCTTGTGGACCAATTCTTGGGACTCGGCAGCTCCTAACACCACAGCAactcctttcccttccatgtcttccttttatttttcatttcatattaCATCAAATGTACCCTTTAGCTTTTAAGGTTGTCTAACCATGGATTTCTGTTACTTCTGCATATTAACATCTCTGTCATGGTGGTTTACATCTTattgaaaaactaattaataaagttATGTATTATGTGGTGACTATCTTTTATTCCATACGTGACTTGAGtttcttttaataaagtttCTGCAAACAATTCCTTAATAATGTAGAAAAATTTGTTAACAGATTAAATGTGTAGATGTATGAATTACTAAGTAATGACTtagaatttataatataataattcttttttctgtttGGGGACATGATTTATACTTTTCAaagtttcattttaaattaatttgactcaatgggaaagaaaataaaatttgattaaatagtatttttaacTAAGAATAAGAATTGTgctcaattatttttaatataattaaattggtATAATTTTAGGAAAAAGTACATTAcactttaatattattagggcattatttgttgttgttcgataaagaagatgaaaaattcTTTAGTAAAACAAGAGGTAACAAAATTGTTAAGTTTGGGGGGAAAGAAAAGgcaaatttgtttaaaattagttttatctttaatattcACTGTATAATAAACCACCAAGTAACTTGTGGAGCTAGTAAAAAAATTCGCCCACCGTGGGGCTCGAACCCACGACCACAAGGTTAAGAGCCTTGCGCTCTACCAACTGAGCTAGACGggcttttatttttattatctatatttCGGATTTAGTTTTATAACTCTTGGTCAAGCATTAATTCCTGGAATGTGAAAAATCTGAATGAAATATTATACTCAAAAACCATTGTTTGCTTAAATTCTTTACTTTGCGAATTTTGCATGCCATTAGTATTGTTGTAAAGAAGCACACTAGTTCTTATGCTGAAAAAACAAGCTTagcttaaaattaattatattttagttactTTAAAATACACGTTTCATTACATACGTATTCTCAATCCAGTACTTctttaatattactttaaaacaataataaaactttaagttttgttttgttgttttgaaaAATGACAAAAAGTGTAGAAGAATAATGTAGTTAATAGAAAATTGTCTTATTAGTGATGTATAACAAAAGAGTGAAGGCAATGACAATgttttataacaaaaaagaaCTAATACATGCCCACAACAAAATCATCTCAAGTAACTGGCTCAGACTTTGTAAGGTTTACATTGCATGAAAATACAAATTGCATGAAGATTACATATAAAACTAGAACCgacagaagaaaaaaattagatgatgtatttaatattttattaaagaccGATTTGTCAATATTTGAACGAATAactatgaattgattttttttcattcatcaacaaaatgatattttttaaataacatataatataaattttaaaatttagatttattaaaacaattttctaaatatattatactaaaaaactaccattaaatatgaaaaaccaCCTTCATTCAACCGttacaaaattaagaaagtaatattaaaaattatgttatatcatcttttacaaaatataaaagttttatcTAATAGTCAATTGTCATCTGTAGAGCATATGGTCCATCAAGTAACTTacacttttaatttatgtaaaatgcAACAATGTGTTACTATTAGTTAATCAAGTTTGATGTGAAACGCGATGTTATGTTATTAGTCCGCCAAGTTTGAATAACGAATAATGAACAACAAATATGCAACAATGTATTACTAGTAAGCTAAGTTTGAATAATGAATGATGATCAACAAATACGTTGGTCCAGTGTATCAAAccaaatcaaaaaattaaaattttaaacttatgacattaaaagtttaatatattattgacaGCATCGCCAACTATCAACAGAAATTTCTAgtcataatttatatttaaactatGTTAATTTAACTTTCATCTATCTTATTGCCAACAGAATCTTTCCAAACAACCTTATCTTaccaagagaaaaatttatacTGTAAGCTGCttgcatgataaaaaaaattataaattgtattcaagttaatccaaaattaaatacaaacttaaggcaaaccaaataaaaaagttaatttttaaacttatcaCACCATTTATAAAGTACAACGAATAAAATCCAATTTTGGGTTGGGGAGCTTAACTACTTTAATACATTATAGCAAACATATCCAATTAACAACAATAATTCTTTTGGACAGAACTTATATCCAACCCCTACCCTGCACTgcttatatatattctttcatcttttttcaTATAATGCTGTAGAAAACTAGAGAAAAAACCTGCATAAAatcaaaaacacaacaaaaggtGGACAACACATGACAAACTACAATTAACATGCACATCCACTTGACTGGGGTTGAGATTGTGCGTTGCCAGTTGTAGACTTCAAGTTTACATCGACCATGTCTTCTTGCTTGGCAGAGGATAGTGTTTCCATTCCTGGTAATGCTGCAGCAATTTTTCGAAAGAGGGCCTGTAGATGTCCCGTAACATAATGCAAGTTAGAAACAGGAAAAAtcacaatttaaaacaaaactttCAAATGCAAGAAACTTAAGGCAAATGATTAGGATTTAGGACTGAAGAATAACAAGTAAAAGTTCATGATATGTAAGGAAGTTAAAGTAGATCTCTCAGAAATAGTGTTCAAACACAAGCATTTAAAGTTCAATCATATAGCATGATTCATTTCACTGTGGCCAGAAACAAAGCATTTAATAAGAATgtatgcaaaagaaaaaagatgggTGTTAGATAGGTTACTTTTATATTAAACCCAGCCTTTGCGCTAGTTTCAATGAACATGACATTGAGCTCGCGTGCTTTTGCTTCCCCTTCCTCTATAGAGACTTGTCTGCAGACTCACAAAATTggtaaaacaaaacaaagtaaaTTTCAGAGTGTAACACTAGCCAGTATCCAGAACTATACAGCAAGAACATGCAATTCCCATGAAACCTCTTTAAGGTCAACTTAACTCATGCCAGCTAAAGTCTGGAAAATTGAACTCTTCTGTCCATCCAAAACTACCTAGACAAAGCTGATCACTAATGTCAAGGGTGATCTTCTATGGTAGGTTAACTTGCATGCATAAGACTTTTAACTGATAAGCAACCCCTTAATTCCTTGGTGTGATCTATAATATAGGCCAACAACTGCTACAAGTGTTTAACCAAGAGCAGAGCAAGAGATGGGTTGTCTACACACTGGGATATACGTTGTAAGAATTCCAACAAACTACTAGAGAAAGCAAAGGGACTAATTGTAACCATTCCTACATCTAATTCCCACATTATGTGATCTTACTGTTCCATACCAATAATTTATTTCCTTCCTACAACTTCATGTTTGCAGTGGTAAACacttaatttgaatataaaatggGTGACAGATAATATTTTGGATGAAAAGAGGATATGGAAACAGATGGGtgacaaaatattatattggaTGCAAATGAAGGATAAAAGGAAGGATCCGAGACAAAAGTACACCACTGTAACCAGTTTGATAATACCCAGAGAGATTCTGATTACATATTTACTGTTTAATAATTCTTGGTAAAATGATTTTCAGTCTAAGAAAAGTTGGTAACAAGTGGTTGGTTTAAGTCAATATATGTGATTTGTCAAATAGTTCCTATCCTTAGACTCATTCCAACATTCTTCTCTTCTTTACTACTCATTACCTTTTTTCAACAAGATCAGTTTTGTTCCCAACAAGAACAATAATGACATCACTGCCTCTCTCTGTTCGCACCTCTTCAATCCACTTGGCTGTATTTAGGAAAGTCTGTCGGCCTGTACagcaaaaatatcaaatttattagaaaatgtTCCAGACAAAGCTCTTAACAGAAATTTAAGTCAACCCCTTATTCAAATCATGTAAAGAGATTTGGATGCAATGGTTTGCTATAGAAGGTTACGGGACTAGTGCATAATCACTATATCATTATGCTACTTTCGTGGTTCCACGAGAAAAGGCATAGCACCCTGCTATCACAGcacataatatttaaaataatgtgaAGCTCATAATAAGTTTACAATCAAAGTCAAAGTGCTTCAGTGtgttaacaataaaaaacaacttcaatgataccaaatatttttaagaggCAAAAGTTGTGTAAGATGGCATAAAATAGCGGCAAAAgtaaaagatgaaaagaaagGAAATCCCAGATAACATACTTGCAACATCATATACAATAACAGCTACGGATGAGTCCCTAATGTAGCTTGGAATAAGACTTCTAAACCTTTCCTGGCCAGCTGTATCCCTGCCAGAacacatgaaaaagatgaacaTTTGGAATACAGCAAAAACAAATTCACATAAACTAAAACCAACGCTACACGTCCAATAccattacaaatatattttcaaccAATAAAAAACTTGAATACTGAGGAAACACTAACATAGTGCAAATGCTAGAAGCATGAAGTATGTATAGAAATTTAAAGT encodes:
- the LOC114170535 gene encoding ras-related protein RABH1b, with product MAPVSALAKYKLVFLGDQSVGKTSIITRFMYDKFDNTYQATIGIDFLSKTMYLEDRTVRLQLWDTAGQERFRSLIPSYIRDSSVAVIVYDVASRQTFLNTAKWIEEVRTERGSDVIIVLVGNKTDLVEKRQVSIEEGEAKARELNVMFIETSAKAGFNIKALFRKIAAALPGMETLSSAKQEDMVDVNLKSTTGNAQSQPQSSGCAC
- the LOC114170518 gene encoding phosphoacetylglucosamine mutase isoform X1, encoding MNDEQQSLLLNSSSRFSPPQGVKLSYGTAGFRADASLLPSTVYRVGILAALRSLKTGSIIGLMITASHNKVSDNGVKIADPNGGMLSQHWEPFADALANAPSPQHLLVLINEFVAKEGILMDGVSHAEVLLGRDTRPSGDALLEAARQGVTSIVGAVATDMGVLTTPQLHWMVRARNKGVQASEQDYFEQLSSSFRCLEDLIPAEKSKLDGVNNKVVVDGSNGVGGVKLKVLRSLLNALVVEVRNSSEDGGVLNDGVGADYVQKEKVVPHGFDSKDAGIRCASLDGDADRLVYFIVPPESSGRIDLVDGDKILSLFAIFIREQLSFLNENEGIKNSHQARLGVVQTAYANGASTNYLKQLGLEVNFTPTGVKYLHEKAAEFDIGIYFEANGHGTVLFSESFVGWLEARTKEISSGSKGSEGEKAALRLLAVSKLINQAVGDALSGLLLVEVILQHMGWSIHRWNELYHDLPSRQLKVKVADRNAVITANAETVVVSPPGLQEAINAETGKYHQGRCFVRPSGTEDVVRVYAEASTQEAADTLSNSVAKLVDQFLGLGSS